TGAACACTATGTTGAACAGGCTTTGTCTTTTGTTCACCTGTTGCTTTAAGCAATGGAACTAGAGCAACATGAATAAAAGCTACATTTTCCTGCCCTTCCTCTAATTTCATTTGTCTTGCAGCTTCAAGAAATGGCAACCCCTCTATATCTCCTACGGTTCCCCCTATCTCTACAAACACTATATCTGCATTAGACTCTGCTGCAACTTCTTTTATTCTTCTCTTAATCTCATTTGTTACATGGGGTATTATCTGAACTGTAGCACCAAGATATTCTCCTTTGCGTTCATTGGAAATCACAGTAAGATATATTTGTCCAGCAGTTATATTATTTTTCTTACTTAGATCTTTATTTAAAAATCTCTCATAATGACCTATATCTAAATCTGTTTCACCACCATCCTCAGTTACAAATACTTCGCCATGTGCATAGGGATTCATGGTACCTGCATCAACATTTAGATAGGGATCGATTTTAATTATTGTAACATTATATCCCATACTCTGTATGAGCATAGCTAATGATGCTGCAGTTACACCTTTTCCAACACTACTTAATACTCCTCCTGTTATAAATACGTATTTTGTCAATGAGCCCTTAGATAAGTGTATAGCTTTTCAGATATATGAATATTATCGGAAATAGAGACTCAGAGATTTCCGAAAGTAAGATTTCTACACGTTGGATAGGAAATTTAGGGTGTTTCTATTGAACAAAAGGTATGTAATACATATATAATAAAGCTATGTCTAACTAAAACTAATTTATAATTGAGCAAATAAATGTCATACTCTAGTGTTTCTAACATCATACGGTATTACAAGGGGTTATTTTTTATTTAGATAATACTTTTGTAACCTTAGAATTCGGTTAAAATCATGGATCTGGACATCCTAGTAATAGTCATATCAGTACTCATAGCTACTCTCATAATATCAACAGTATCTACAATTAAACCATTTATTAAGAAGGATGATAGAGATAAGACTGATAGTTATAACTATGTATATAACATCTCATCTAATATTAAAAAAGGTTATGCGTATACTGTAGATGTTGGGGATTCTCTAGTAGTAGTTGCTGTTATAGAGAAGAGAAATAGTAGTGGATTTCTTATGTCACAGGAACAAGAGATTAATGTAGCTTCAATGGTCGATGGATATGAATGATAGGAATAGAATCATATTTAGTATCTATACAAAAAACCTCAATATTAAGGTTCTTTCCATATCAACACTACTATTGATATACATATTGAATAGCTCCTTAGATATTGTGAAAATGTTCTTCTTGATCTTTACCTCTATTTTCTATATAGTTATTTCAATTACTATAGATCATAGGAGAATATCTTCCTTGCATTTACTACTGATAGATTCTATACTAATATACTTTACTATGATTAACTATATCATATTACTGGTTTCTTTTCTTAACATAGGCGACATTATGAGAACATCATTATTTATTTATGGGTTAATTGCAATGAATCAAGCTATAGTAATTAAGTTCAGTAAGCATACTCTCTCCTCTAGTGAATTGGTCTTAGGATTTTTAATCATTAATATACTTCGATGTATTTTTTATCGAAATTTTAAATTACTACTAGAATTACCTGTAATATTACTACTTTCGGTTTTATGTTATAAAATACTGTCCAGAGGAAGATATATGGATAGATATGCAGTATTGTATGACACACTATTAGTATTTACGGTATTGCTAATGGATAGGTCTAGTGCTATTTTTTGGTGTATATTAGTATTGACAGCAATAACTATATACATTATTGAGAATTTTGGCAATGAACCACGTTATAGCGATATTAAATTATTGCTAGTATTTCTAGCTAACATCCTAACATCAATATTATTCATTATATATAGAATTGATTATGATTATTTACTTAATATAATGTTGCCTTTGGTATATTTTGACATATTATTGAAGATCTTATTTAAAACATAATTTAATATTATGGATATTACTCTATATTTCATATTCGTTTGGAATATAGGTAAGAACTAGATTTGAAAATCTAGTAGCATAATATCTAAGATTCTCTTGTATTGTTTTTCTTTCTAATTCATTAATATAAAATCTTTTTAATGCCCATAGAATTGCATCATCATTTACTATGCCATGTCCTTTACTAGCAGCCATACGTATCAATGAATCAAGTTCTGCAGCATTAAACCATCTTGTTCTTTGAACTATTTCTTCAATTATTTGATCATTTATAGTTATATTATAAGATTCGCATATTCGCTTAATTATCTTTTTACGCATATACTTATCAGGATAGCCCATAAATATTACTACATCAAGTCTTCCTGGTCTAATTAGGGCTTGATCTATTATTTCTGGTACATTTGTAGTCATTATTACTAATGGTCTCAATGGATCTTGAAGTATATTAAGCCATATATTTACCTCAGCTATATATGCTTCATGGATTGCATTAAATCTTTGAACAAGAAAATCTGCATCATCAATCAATACAACTATATCCTTTCTCTTCTTCAATGATGCGAATATATTGTTAAGAGTTTTTTCAGTCATGCCATACCACATTGATCTATATGTACTTGGTGTTAGCCTTACAATGCCCTTAGTTAGTGCCTGAGCAATTGCCTCTGCTGTTACACTTTTGCCTACTCCAGGTGGACCTATCAATAATATTCCTCTTGGTGCATATTTAGCTTTAATATTGAGTGGATCTACTATTAATGTCTCTATATCCATTTTTAATTTATCTGGAAGATCATTAATATTCCATTGTGGAGAAAAGACTGGTAATCGTAGTATTGTTGTTCTTCCATATTCCTCTCTAAGTTTAACTCTAATCACATCTCTATTTTCTATAGATATTATAATAAACCTTACATCATCGAATATATGAGGATTTAGAGATTTTCTATAAAGTTTTCTGGCATAGGCATTTAACATTTTTTTACTGTGTTCAATAATAACCTTTGTTTCCTCATTATTACTTAATTTATCAACAATCATAATAGTTAAACAGTTTAGATCACTACTCTCTATAGAATCCTTCGCTCCATTCAATATATACGCTAGACCTTCGATCTGCTTATTTCGGATAACTATAAGTGCAAGGGAATCTACATTAAGAAGTCTTACTTCAGTAGCTAAATGTATTACTATTTGTTTTAAATGTGACAATATAGTTGAGAGAAGCTTATTTTGGGTTTCGGAGTCCCTTACAAATATCACTTTCCTATTCACACCACTATATATTGTCGAAATGATCTTGGATATAACTTTTATAACACTCTCATCTGCATCTATATTAGGTATTGATGAAGCTATAAAACCCTGTAAACTTCTAGGAAGGTATTCACTTATATCGATTATAGTCATCTTTTTATTTTTTGTCATCTCACTTAAGCGCTCCATTTAACAACAGCCACAAGTTTCAGATAGGTAGACACCTTTTTAACACTTGCTATATATTTTATTGGTATCTTAGTAAAAGTTTCGGGTAGCATCAAAGATATTCACCTTCTACTCCAAACAATAATTCCATCTTTTCTTTCTATTCTAACAACACGGTGTATTGGTATTACGGTCTCAAAATCATTAAGATCATTGGAACAGATATCTCTGCACACATACACATAATTATTATCTACACGTCTTATATGGCTAAATGAGATATAGGTATAACCAGACGAGCTCATCCTATCAACTATTACTAAGAAATACTCTTCCTTCTTCTCAATACTCCATAGGATTTTATTTATAGCCTCCTTTATTCTCATCAACATACACTTAAGGTATAGTGTTTCTGTAGCCGAACTAATAAACATATTTACTCTGAACATTAATAACCATTACGAATTACTCATTAGTTAAAGGTTAAAGGACAACATTCTTAATCATAAGTATGTTATACCCATATCAAATAAGATTACGTTATCTGTTTGGGTGTAAACTTTTGTATCTTTATATAAATTTCTAACCAAATAGATTATTAATTCATCCAAAATAAAATTATTGTGGGGAATCAAAAGTGTACTATAGAGTGCTTAGAATCAATGTGGAGAATGGAAATTGGTATATAAAGGAATATGATGGAAATGAGATAATAGGACCTGTAGATCTAGGGATACATATTCATGAAGAATTAAAAACATGGGAGAAAGATGTCTTTGATCCAAGTAACGCTGTAATTATTGGAACAGGGCTTTTTGCAGGTAGCAAGCTCTTTGGCACCCATAGACTTGTGGTTGTGTTTAGGAGTCCTGAAAGTAGAACTCTACATGTTGCTGCTATGGGTGGAGCAGCATATAGGTTCATTGGGTGTGGAGTTCATGCAATTGTTATCGAGGGAAGAAGCTCAAAGCCTTCAATAATATTTGTAAAAGGTAACGAAAATGGTGTAGAACATGTTAAGATAGAATATATAGATCCTGAAGAATTAGAGAAGATATATAGTGGATATGGAGAATATATAGGTGCATATGCATTACAGAAGTACTTAATGGATAAATATTGGGATTATATCTATTCTACAAAGGCAAGACCTCTTGTAGTAGGTCCTGCAGCACTAAAGACAGTATATGGTGCAATAGTTTCAATAGACATAGACTTCAACAAGAAGTCATTTATTATTGGTAGTGAAGATTTTGCTGCACGAGGAGGAGCAGGTTCGGTATTGGCACAAGCACATAATGTTGTAGCTATAATAGCTGGAGGCAACTGGAAGCCACAGCTACCTAAGGATTTAATAGAGAGTATAGCATTAAATGAACTGTTTAAGAGAATTGCAGGAAAAGACTTTGTATCATTAGTAAATGAAGCAACAGTGAAATATAGATATGATCCAAATATAGGTGCTGGTGGAACCTTTGGCGTAAACTATCCTCATTATAGAGAGTTGTTACCACTATTCAATTTCAATACAATGTATTTGCCCAAGCACATAAGGAAGAAAATTATTGACATACTTCTTGAGAACTTCTGGAAACCATTCAAAGAGGAAACCTATGCAAAAGGAAAATGGACTATGACAACATGTGGTGAGCCCTGTCCTGCAGCATGCAAGAAGATATGGAGAGGTAAAAAACTTGATTATGAACCAACAAATGGACTTGGACCATATATAGGTGTACTAGAACTTGATAAAACTGCTAAATTGGTTGATCTAGCTGATCAACTAGGATATGATGCAATAGTGGCAGGTCATTTAGTAGCATGGCTATTTGAAGCAGTTTATAAAGGTCTTCTAGACCCTAGTGATATAGGTTTAAATGATAGACCTATTATGGATCCAATGATAATGAATATAGAAATACTGTCGAAGAATGCTGAACTAGCTGAAATTCTACTTAAGAATATTGTTAATCATTCTACAGAGGTACTAAAGATTATAGCTACAAAAGGCATAAGAATGGCAGCTAAATATCTTGATGAGAAGTATATGGATAGGATTAAGAAGATTGGAGTGAAATTTGAAGATTTAGTAGTATATCTACCCTATGGAGATCAAGGATATATGACCCCAAACTTCTATTGGACACCAGGATTTCTATTACCATTAGCAGTAACAGGCAAGTATTGGACAAACTATACATCCACATTTACTGAACCTGAAGAGTTTGCTAAAACAGTTGCAATAAGAGCTATAAAAGAATACGAAATTGAAAATGCAGGTCTTTGTAGATTCCATAGGGGCTGGGCAGAGAAGAATCTCAGTCAATTGTATAGCTTAATTGGTATAAATATTGATATTGATAAACATGCTAAATCGATGTATCAGAAAATTGCGTTATATAGTATAAAGGCTGGAGCAAAGCCAAGGTTCTTAGAAAGTGAAAAAGCAAAGGACGTAATACTAACCCTTTCTGTAGAATTCAATGTATCTGAATGGATGGGTAAATATATAAAGGATAGAGAAGCAACAATAAGAGAATGGTGGAGTAGAGCAGGTAAAGCATTTGCACAACAGATGGAATTGTCTCAAGATTGGATAGAGTAACTAAATATATAAAAACATAATTAAGAATTTGAGTTCAATTATTTTTTAATAATTAAAATAAATCTATTCCATCAATATACATAAATTAAACAATAACTTAAAAGATAGAAAGTATAGTACTTATATCTTCATAAAGTGAATGTTGATTGAATGTTCATACTCTTTAGTAATCTTATACATGTTTTTATAATGGGAATTTTATTCAACAATTCATGAAATTCATTTAAGTTTGCTCTTAGATATAGAAACTTAAGTATTAATGGACTAATAAGTACTACTTGTAGGGTATGACCTCTATATTTAAGATCATTATATATAAGCTTTAATACATCAATATCAAAATTATCTTGAGGATCTAATACCAGCATAACTAAGCATGGTTCTTTGCAGTATTCTTCAGTAAGATTTCTTGTAAACCATCTTAATATTTTATTTGAACTATAGATATTTCTTATCATCCTCTCTATATGGCTCCAACTTATAGTTGAGAAAAACTCGTATATATCCTTAACATTATTTTTAGAAATAGCATTACTTATGAATATAGATTCATCAGTTATTACTCCCATTCTTATAGACATTCCTAATCTTACGAGACCTAGGGTTAGACCCAAAATACGCTCAACTAAAATTTCAAAAATATCACTATACTCAGTAAAGAAATCACTATGTATAGAAATTACTATTATCGCATTTCTATGGGTCAAAGCTTCGAATTCTTTTACCATGAGTTTTCCTAACCTAGCTGTATGTTTCCATGCTATTTTTCTATATTCATCCCCAGGAATATAGTCTCTTACGCTAAGTATTTCTATTCCAACACCCTTTCTTCTTAATGTTAGCGGTGCATAGGGAATATATTGACGTAGCGTAATAGTGGAAGGAATATATATGACTGAGGATGGTATAATTCTAATTGTGATTTCATCCTTAAATACTATTTTAAATGAAATATCAAATATCTGCATTATATCATCGAATTTTATGAGTATACCTCTAATTACATGAGTTCCACTATAGCCATGTATTTTTATGTGGATAGATATAGTATTATTTTTTAATTCTACCTTATGTAAATGCGATTTCAATCCGGGATCTGTTAATAGAAGAACATTCCTTATCTTTAAAATTGAAAAGAAAACATTAGTAATATGTATATAGATATCTAATAAAGTGTCGACCATACCTATGTTTGTAGGTAATTCTATTGATAGATTTACGCTGTTTATATACTTTGCAAATAAAATACTAGCAATGGAGCAGCTAATTAATGATGATAATGCTATTGAGACAAAACTTATCACAATATTATTACTGTATAGCCATACGACTATAAGTATTGAATACAAAAATACAACTATGTACGATAGTTTTTTTGGATTAATACCAACTTCTGTTTTGTTTGGAATAGAAACATGATTTGTCAAGGGCGTGGAACCTCTACTTTGCTCAAAATATCGTTAACTACACGTCTTCCTGTGTATCCTTCTGCAATGTATTCAGGCTTTATGAATATTCTATGTGGTAAAGCATAAATTGCAGCATTTTTGATATCATCAGGAATTAGATATTTTCTGTTATCTGCCAACGCAAATTCTTTTGATAAAGTAAAAAGATGTAGGGCTCCTCTTGGGGAAACACCTAATTTTGTTGCTGGATGTTTATGAGTATATTCAATTATTCGTACTATATATTCTAATATGCTGTCATCAAAGTATACTTCATCTA
Above is a genomic segment from Ignisphaera aggregans DSM 17230 containing:
- a CDS encoding AAA ATPase central domain protein (COGs: COG0464 ATPase of the AAA+ class~InterPro IPR001270:IPR003959:IPR003593~KEGG: iho:Igni_0934 ATPase central domain-containing protein~PFAM: AAA ATPase central domain protein~SMART: AAA ATPase~SPTR: A8AB12 AAA ATPase, central domain protein~PFAM: ATPase family associated with various cellular activities (AAA)) encodes the protein MERLSEMTKNKKMTIIDISEYLPRSLQGFIASSIPNIDADESVIKVISKIISTIYSGVNRKVIFVRDSETQNKLLSTILSHLKQIVIHLATEVRLLNVDSLALIVIRNKQIEGLAYILNGAKDSIESSDLNCLTIMIVDKLSNNEETKVIIEHSKKMLNAYARKLYRKSLNPHIFDDVRFIIISIENRDVIRVKLREEYGRTTILRLPVFSPQWNINDLPDKLKMDIETLIVDPLNIKAKYAPRGILLIGPPGVGKSVTAEAIAQALTKGIVRLTPSTYRSMWYGMTEKTLNNIFASLKKRKDIVVLIDDADFLVQRFNAIHEAYIAEVNIWLNILQDPLRPLVIMTTNVPEIIDQALIRPGRLDVVIFMGYPDKYMRKKIIKRICESYNITINDQIIEEIVQRTRWFNAAELDSLIRMAASKGHGIVNDDAILWALKRFYINELERKTIQENLRYYATRFSNLVLTYIPNEYEI
- a CDS encoding Protein of unknown function DUF504 (InterPro IPR007547~KEGG: sin:YN1551_2990 protein of unknown function DUF504~PFAM: Protein of unknown function DUF504~SPTR: C4KEU3 Putative uncharacterized protein~PFAM: Protein of unknown function (DUF504)); this translates as MFISSATETLYLKCMLMRIKEAINKILWSIEKKEEYFLVIVDRMSSSGYTYISFSHIRRVDNNYVYVCRDICSNDLNDFETVIPIHRVVRIERKDGIIVWSRR
- a CDS encoding hypothetical protein (KEGG: cpf:CPF_0476 hypothetical protein), with translation MNDRNRIIFSIYTKNLNIKVLSISTLLLIYILNSSLDIVKMFFLIFTSIFYIVISITIDHRRISSLHLLLIDSILIYFTMINYIILLVSFLNIGDIMRTSLFIYGLIAMNQAIVIKFSKHTLSSSELVLGFLIINILRCIFYRNFKLLLELPVILLLSVLCYKILSRGRYMDRYAVLYDTLLVFTVLLMDRSSAIFWCILVLTAITIYIIENFGNEPRYSDIKLLLVFLANILTSILFIIYRIDYDYLLNIMLPLVYFDILLKILFKT
- a CDS encoding Aldehyde ferredoxin oxidoreductase (COGs: COG2414 Aldehyde:ferredoxin oxidoreductase~InterPro IPR013983~KEGG: pas:Pars_0189 aldehyde ferredoxin oxidoreductase-like protein~PFAM: Aldehyde ferredoxin oxidoreductase~SMART: Aldehyde ferredoxin oxidoreductase~SPTR: A4WHD7 Glyceraldehyde-3-phosphate ferredoxin oxidoreductase~PFAM: Aldehyde ferredoxin oxidoreductase, N-terminal domain; Aldehyde ferredoxin oxidoreductase, domains 2 & 3), which codes for MYYRVLRINVENGNWYIKEYDGNEIIGPVDLGIHIHEELKTWEKDVFDPSNAVIIGTGLFAGSKLFGTHRLVVVFRSPESRTLHVAAMGGAAYRFIGCGVHAIVIEGRSSKPSIIFVKGNENGVEHVKIEYIDPEELEKIYSGYGEYIGAYALQKYLMDKYWDYIYSTKARPLVVGPAALKTVYGAIVSIDIDFNKKSFIIGSEDFAARGGAGSVLAQAHNVVAIIAGGNWKPQLPKDLIESIALNELFKRIAGKDFVSLVNEATVKYRYDPNIGAGGTFGVNYPHYRELLPLFNFNTMYLPKHIRKKIIDILLENFWKPFKEETYAKGKWTMTTCGEPCPAACKKIWRGKKLDYEPTNGLGPYIGVLELDKTAKLVDLADQLGYDAIVAGHLVAWLFEAVYKGLLDPSDIGLNDRPIMDPMIMNIEILSKNAELAEILLKNIVNHSTEVLKIIATKGIRMAAKYLDEKYMDRIKKIGVKFEDLVVYLPYGDQGYMTPNFYWTPGFLLPLAVTGKYWTNYTSTFTEPEEFAKTVAIRAIKEYEIENAGLCRFHRGWAEKNLSQLYSLIGINIDIDKHAKSMYQKIALYSIKAGAKPRFLESEKAKDVILTLSVEFNVSEWMGKYIKDREATIREWWSRAGKAFAQQMELSQDWIE
- a CDS encoding protein of unknown function DUF58 (COGs: COG1721 conserved hypothetical protein (some members contain a von Willebrand factor type A (vWA) domain)~InterPro IPR002881~KEGG: pab:PAB0849 hypothetical protein~PFAM: protein of unknown function DUF58~SPTR: Q9UZ66 Putative uncharacterized protein~PFAM: Protein of unknown function DUF58); the encoded protein is MTNHVSIPNKTEVGINPKKLSYIVVFLYSILIVVWLYSNNIVISFVSIALSSLISCSIASILFAKYINSVNLSIELPTNIGMVDTLLDIYIHITNVFFSILKIRNVLLLTDPGLKSHLHKVELKNNTISIHIKIHGYSGTHVIRGILIKFDDIMQIFDISFKIVFKDEITIRIIPSSVIYIPSTITLRQYIPYAPLTLRRKGVGIEILSVRDYIPGDEYRKIAWKHTARLGKLMVKEFEALTHRNAIIVISIHSDFFTEYSDIFEILVERILGLTLGLVRLGMSIRMGVITDESIFISNAISKNNVKDIYEFFSTISWSHIERMIRNIYSSNKILRWFTRNLTEEYCKEPCLVMLVLDPQDNFDIDVLKLIYNDLKYRGHTLQVVLISPLILKFLYLRANLNEFHELLNKIPIIKTCIRLLKSMNIQSTFTL